A stretch of Toxoplasma gondii ME49 chromosome V, whole genome shotgun sequence DNA encodes these proteins:
- a CDS encoding hypothetical protein (encoded by transcript TGME49_220132) has translation MASRSHAAYWGQVARVRMKAERRGQAKTHTPLFSKNSADLCPETVSGACALHQNVCKDDGILEFLGTEAIRESASVLGGSPSLGRTWALSSPPPSPVSVTSSFFVGRSPFSSSSASSAVSRSRLTSRSSSSLPSPPSSSEPPSESPSESRSTPLSESLSSSSASPAVACVSSVSSRCGEGAPLLSRSPSRSLRLASQLQTSRSPHRRLSADCNLAGLQDGSREGDAGIEKTVSGAFAASRLPPSWTCDCEDRLSETHTLAADLGGVLRDLYRLRASIFARASCAVRHRCGSGPSQREAIFCCLLHHSQELTSLLRRLRSELLKSRDFFAASTAASCSPLDLPHPRPLAYDASPLDSYGPHRLVSPSSSFSSSSSLSSLSPATMFSSALSPSSSSLSSVSSPLEPSSRFPSSFESFESFPEASCRSPASLDTPDLQGTRGYEASANSPFRPRQLWSFLGRVGSILTTLGKSLPLPPSVDLGKPRVAPTEFEEHLRRLLSSISHVLPAVERSPQDGTQRTDSSSEKKANAPGSRETPQLASERFPSRLRQKATAREKEESLSLHAGRAEPQISGVSKIDLSACPLTQDLQNLLHAYAFAATAALATAATLPARDAADEWIIASLHSAAWCLRLFPCFPPASASPAGGAPFACSGGWSAGGVSRSSLPLFLASSLSSAVQSFASTAQENLPALAAAAQTRIHRLREAALLDLVWSVTSLKEVLCMHGGAGIAFESQAGLAAPSGETFDSWESARRFPDQAEEAVVTPVFRGGASPYVEKAISPEPAFSPDVFLEAIAERTADISEGRSHALPVALLRAACIFSSFPPSLFVRFSRMILNLGWDAHPSEPVLSESTPSSGSSLASTYPVSSSCSPSSSASASSSSAASAAHVSSSLPSVSVSPASPMPSRAAPSPGCRVSPTRHADVQETFLAASSPAALSALLWAYARFLTSSSFTRETSESSPNALRNHSSRLHRAAFYAVLEHAFESLRRQPGWACKAGVSQQLPASRFHGKRRGQELETEGRDKARTGKEAWENRSICTSCWAASRVLEVTPVSEHANRLLTLAFLQESLRFCLRPASEERLSASVAGVPGGSFSLLGGPFLDLMNLLEASYRCRVLSLPLLDFVVAGLARKEAASMSVRTHPEPKYLSVGEENGKPKRDGFTSREVWAGVALFVMLARLSTFASEQLMEAVARQGSWCTQSSSGLGPAVAAAIAGRQPVSSNASRESSWGGWRAAPSTAGETDENTSKEHKRSGEMSLFAGHPNAAALSGSRPADALCFQGKTAFQGTPDDAETAERAVAKLAEGRRVLVCTLSRHFHEVRDSEVSNLLWALVMTLRSGEAKDGFAVPKGNETSRQVLAFDREDGRGPCTALEGDETPGAHRVNAQAGRPGDLGLLPDKSDEGKLLEQILARMHAPTFACPPAHISRVAWALTRPELVEFVEKEGIPQPIVSEILDKLLARVLTARPAGARRMRERERRTGPHRVAGTGRLAETPNEAWVPGPLVSLLGVERLCTILVSYPSFQRSNENVKNRFVGAALDELFDLFSAIEACPGIAKAPLTSAKSCQASPQGSGLQGRVSGPSNSPVALSRLIDEALKMETLAGVVWALNVLNRRHSLLVALVTDHVTSRLLQHSRCQWGDAAGDEETGSGSVNEKTRSAPIHMAEEVENAISLAKAGGPSVGAPSEPQCGGVSASHLQGDGSGKDRETLQRQGREPLGGERDTAAAGEDGANYADNSASLPTGVSLISSPSSSPTTLARFPRLLMTFLTACSKLRCELPTSFFDACSRYMAGLTAFVVEEVSLHADASLDSLPTGPSASSSSLPVEGACCNSEKREQLLPTSPVDAETLAFCSRSHVSSLSRFSGRPTSARRSKAQSVGRLGTARGGRGTRRRLWAWT, from the coding sequence ATGGCGAGTCGGTCTCACGCAGCGTACTGGGGCCAAGTGGCTCGTGTAAGAATGAAAGCCGAGAGACGAGGGCAGGCAAAAACACATACGCCCCTTTTTTCGAAAAACTCTGCAGACCTGTGTCCAGAGACCGTCTCTGGAGCCTGTGCTCTCCACCAGAACGTTTGCAAAGATGACGGCATTCTCGAGTTCCTAGGAACGGAAGCCATCAGAGAGTCTGCTTCTGTGCTTGGAGGGTCGCCATCTCTCGGCCGGACTTGGGCCTTGTCGTCACCGCCGCCCTCCCCCGTATCCGTGAcatcttccttcttcgtcggacgctctccattctcttcctcctcagctTCATCTGCcgtctcgcgttctcgccttacctctcgttcttcttcctccctcccctctccccCGTCGTCTTCTGAGCCTCCTTCTGAGTCTCCTTCTGAGTCTCGTTCCACACCGTTGTCTGAGTCGTTGTCCagctcttccgcgtctccagctgtcgcctgtgtctcctctgtctcctcgaggtGTGGGGAAGGAGccccgcttctctctcgttctccttctcgctccctGCGTCTGGCGAGCCAGCTCCAGACTTCGCGTTCTCCACAtcggcgcctctctgctgACTGCAACCTGGCTGGCCTTCAGGATGGTAGTCGCGAAGGCGATGCAGGGATCGAAAAAACGGTTTCCGGCGCGTTTGCGGCCTCGCGTTTGCCGCCGTCCTGGACTTGCGACTGTGAGGATCGTCTCtccgagacacacacactcgCAGCTGATTTGGGAGGCGTCCTTCGCGACCTCTACCGCTTGCGTGCTTCCATCTTTGCGCGCGCCTCCTGTGCCGTTCGTCATCGCTGTGGCTCTGGGCCTTCTCAGCGAGAAGCGatcttctgctgtctccttcaccaCTCGCAAGAGCTCACGAGTCTCCTCCGTCGACTCCGCTCGGAACTCCTCAAGTCGCGGGACTTCTTCGCGGCTTCGACGGCGGCGTCTTGTTCGCCACTGGACCTGCCTCACCCTCGACCCCTGGCTTATGATGCTTCACCTTTAGATTCTTACGGACCTCATcgcctcgtgtctccttcatcgtccttttcttcctcttcctctctatcctctctgtctcccgccaCGATGTTCTCTTCCGCTCTTTCAccgtcgtcgtcctctctctcttctgtttcctctcccttgGAACCTtcgtcgcgttttccttcttcctttgaGTCTTTCGAGTCTTTCCCCGAGGCGTCCTGCCGCTCGCCGGCTTCCCTAGACACTCCTGATCTGCAGGGGACGCGTGGATACGAGGCGAGTGCGAACTCTCCGTTCAGGCCGCGGCAACTGTGGAGTTTTCTGGGTCGCGTCGGATCGATTTTGACGACTCTAGGGAAGTCGCTCCCCTTGCCGCCTTCAGTCGACCTCGGCAAACCTCGCGTAGCTCCAACAGAGTTCGAGGAGCACctgcggcgtctcctctccagcaTCTCCCATGTCCTCCCGGCCGTCGAAAGATCCCCTCAGGACGGGACCCAGAGGACCGACAGTTCTagcgaaaagaaagcgaacgcccccggaagcagagagacgccgcagcTTGCGTCCGAACGTTTCCCCTCGCGCTTACGACAAAAAGCCACAGCGcgggaaaaagaagaaagccttTCACTCCACGCAGGTCGAGCAGAACCTCAGATTTCTGGAGTCTCCAAAATCGACCTCAGCGCCTGTCCTCTCACCCAGGATCTCCAGAACCTCCTCCATGCATACGCGTTCGCTGCAACCGCGGCTCTCGCGACAGCGGCGACTCTTCCTGCTCGCGACGCCGCTGATGAATGGATcatcgcctctctccacagcGCCGCCTGgtgtcttcgcctctttcccTGCTTCCCGCCggcttccgcgtctcctgccGGTGGTGCGCCATTTGCATGTTCTGGAGGGTGGTCTGCTGGAGGCGTCTCGCGCAGTTCTTTGCCGCTCTTCCTggcctcttcgctgtcgagcGCCGTCCAGAGTTTCGCCTCGACAGCGCAGGAGAACCTCCCTGCCCTCGCTGCTGCCGCACAGACGCGCATCCATCGCCTGAGAGAGGCCGCGCTCCTGGACCTCGTCTGGTCTGTGACGAGCCTCAAAGAggtgctctgcatgcacggaggTGCCGGGATAGCTTTCGAGTCGCAGGCAGGGCTGGCAGCGCCGAGTGGAGAGACCTTTGACTCATGGGAGAGTGCAAGGCGATTCCCTGACCAAGCCGAGGAAGCTGTTGTTACGCCTGTGTTTCGCGGGGGTGCTTCGCCGTACGTGGAGAAGGCAATTTCACCCGAGCCTGCCTTCTCACCTGACGTCTTCCTGGAAGCCATAGCCGAGCGGACTGCGGACATCTCTGAGGGCAGATCGCACGCGCTGCCCGTTGCCCTGCTCCGAGCTGCCTGcatcttttcttcctttccaccttctctctttgttcgtttctctcgaatgATTCTGAACCTAGGCTGGGACGCGCATCCAAGCGAGCCAGTCCTCTCAGAAAGTACTCCTTCCTccggttcttctcttgcttctaCGTATCCTGTTTCCTCATCTTGCTcaccctcttcctctgcgtcggcttcctcatcttcagctgcgtctgcggctcatgtttcctcgtctttgccttctgtttctgtctctcctgcctctccgaTGCCATCTAGAGCTGCCCCGTCACCCGGGTGTCGAGTTTCACCTACGAGGCATGCAGACGTGCAGGAGACATTCCTGGCAGCCTCTTCACCAGcggctctctctgcgttgttGTGGGCCTACGCTCGGTTCCTCACTTCTTCCAGCTTCACTCGCGAGACGTCGGAGTCTTCTCCTAATGCTCTTCGGAACCACTCCTCCCGGCTTCACAGAGCTGCGTTCTACGCCGTTCTTGAGCACGCCTTCGAGAGTCTCCGGCGACAGCCTGGGTGGGCCTGTAAGGCTGGCGTCTCGCAGCAACTTCCGGCCTCGCGTTTCCACGGGAAGCGGCGCGGGCAGGAgttggagacagagggaagagacaaggcGAGGACAGGGAAAGAGGCTTGGGAGAACCGGTCCATCTGCACGAGCTGCTGGGCGGCGAGTCGCGTATTGGAGGTCACGCCCGTTTCCGAGCATGCAAATCGCCTTCTgactctcgcgtttctccaaGAGAGCCTCCGCTTCTGTCTGCGGCCGGCTTCGGAGGAGCGGCTTTCTGCCTCAGTTGCGGGGGTCCCTGGCGGctccttttcgcttctcggcGGACCATTTCTGGACTTGATGAACCTGCTCGAGGCGAGCTACCGGTGCCGGgtgctttctctgcctctgctcgACTTTGTGGTCGCGGGACTCGCACGCAAAGAGGCGGCGTCGATGTCGGTGCGTACTCACCCCGAGCCAAAGTACTTGTCTGTGggcgaagaaaacgggaAGCCGAAGCGAGATGGATTCACCTCTCGGGAGGTCTGGGCCGGCGTCGCCTTGTTTGTCATGctcgctcgtctctccacttttgCCTCCGAGCAGCTCATGGAGGCTGTTGCCAGACAAGGCTCTTGGTGCACGCAGTCCAGTTCTGGTCTAGGCCCGGCTGTCGCTGCGGCCATCGCCGGGCGTCAGCCTGTCTCCAGCAACGCTTCGCGTGAGTCTTCGTGGGGTGGCTGGCGCGCGGCGCCTTCCACTGCAGGCGAGACTGACGAGAATACGAGCAAAGAACACAAAAGGAGTGGCGAGATGTCACTGTTTGCGGGGCATCCGAACGCGGCCGCCCTCAGTGGGAGCAGACCTGCGGACGCGTTGTGTTTTCAGGGGAAAACGGCTTTTCAAGGGACCCCTGACGACGCGGAAACAGCTGAGCGCGCCGTGGCGAAGCTTGCTGAAGGCCGCCGAGTGCTGGTGTGCACTCTGTCGAGGCATTTCCACGAGGTTCGTGACAGCGAGGTCTCCAACTTGCTCTGGGCACTGGTCATGACACTGCGCAGTGGTGAGGCAAAAGATGGCTTCGCTGTCccgaaaggaaacgagaccTCGAGGCAAGTGCTCGCGTTCGACCGggaagacgggagaggcCCATGCACCGCACTCGAAGGCGATGAGACACCAGGAGCTCACAGAGTCAACGCGCAGGCCGGTCGGCCGGGAGATCTCGGCCTCCTGCCTGAcaagagcgacgaaggaaagTTGCTGGAGCAAATTctggcgcgcatgcatgcgccgacCTTCGCCTGTCCGCCTGCGCACATCTCGCGAGTCGCCTGGGCGCTGACGCGGCCGGAACTGGTGGAATttgtggagaaagaaggcatTCCTCAGCCCATCGTCAGTGAGATTCTGGACAAGCTTCTGGCACGTGTGTTGACCGCGAGGCCGGCGGGAGCGCGAAGGatgagagaacgcgagagacggaCGGGGCCTCATAGGGTTGCGGGGACGGGAAGActcgcggagacgccgaacGAAGCGTGGGTGCCAGgccctctcgtctcccttttgGGGGTCGAGCGTCTGTGCACCATCCTTGTGTCTTATCCGTCTTTCCAACGTTCAAATGAGAATGTAAAGAACCGATTCGTGGGTGCTGCGCTCGACGAGCTCTTCGACCTTTTCTCCGCGATCGAGGCATGCCCAGGAATTGCGAAGGCGCCTCTGACATCCGCGAAGAGCTGCCAGGCATCCCCCCAGGGTTCGGGGCTTCAGGGGCGCGTGTCTGGTCCGTCTAATTCCCCAGTTGCCCTGTCTCGGCTTATAGACGAAGCGCTCAAAATGGAGACTCTCGCTGGCGTCGTCTGGGCCTTGAATGTCCTCAATCGACGGCATTCGCTCCTCGTCGCCCTCGTGACTGACCATGTAACCTCCCGGCTGCTCCAGCACAGTCGGTGCCAGTGGGGGGACGCAGCGGgtgacgaggagacaggaagcggcAGTGTGAACGAGAAGACACGGAGCGCACCTATCCATATGGcggaagaagtggagaacgCCATTTCCCTCGCGAAGGCAGGAGGCCCGAGCGTTGGGGCGCCGTCCGAGCCTCAGTGTggcggtgtctctgcgtcgcatCTTCAGGGAGATGGCAGCGGGAAGGATAGGGAAACGCTGCAGAGGCAAGGCAGGGAA
- a CDS encoding EF hand domain-containing protein (encoded by transcript TGME49_220140), with amino-acid sequence MAGPPAVSEQHRAHAPGVRAPGEDPGVALAGPSSLSASRLASVSGQPNMQDKRAASASGAEAGERRRDIQRAFALFDRDGDGRLDRRELKAACRALGLKVDDFMIDSLLRVSGGSTSPIGSSSSSSPSSSSSLSVDFNGFLELCVGTWPQRSSTEELREIFRLFDTDQKGYVTAADVARAAKAVGSSLSSEDVDLMVREADRTGDGRLSFGDFERVFRRMRGVPGRPEGEALEVVVDDDDEDDL; translated from the exons ATGGCGGGTCCACCCGCAGTCTCAGAGCAGCACCGAGCGCATGCGCCGGGAGTGCGAGCGCCTGGCGAGGATCCGGGTGTTGCTCTCGCTggtccttcgtctctctctgcttctcgtctcgcGTCTGTTTCTGGCCAGCCCAACATGCAAGACAAGAGAGCTGCGAGTGCGTCCGGcgcagaggcaggcgagaggagacgcgacatCCAGAGAGCCTTTGCTCTGTTCGACCGCGACGGCGACGGCCGCCTCGACAGGCGCGAGTTgaaggctgcatgcagagcgctCGGATTAAAAGTAGACGACTTCATG ATCGACAGTCTGCTTCGCGTATCGGGTGGCTCCACGTCTCCGATAggatcttcttcctcctcttctccttcttcctcttcttctctttccgtgGACTTCAATGGTTTCCTCGAGCTCTGCGTCGGGACTTGGCCGCAACGCAGCTCGACGGAGGAACTCCGCGAGATTTTTCGACTCTTTGACACCGACCAGAAAG GCTATGTGACAGCTGCAGACGTCGCGCGCGCAGCGAAGGCCGTGGGAAGCTCTTTGAGTTCTGAGGACGTCGACTTGATGGTCCGAGAAGCAGATCGCACTGGAGACGGTCGGCTCTCTTTCGGCGACTTTGAGCGCGTTTTTCGTCGCATGCGCGGAGTCCCCGGGCGGCCAGAGGGCGAGGCGCTTGAAGTCGTTGTCGACGATGACGATGAAGACGACTTGTGA
- a CDS encoding hypothetical protein (encoded by transcript TGME49_220145) yields the protein MRKLSRALLTKSQEIRTRHSSFGPDASPKMQLMAHVLYLFSFQLAVEFQVLFQTPVMFTKLRGTRPRQEKCLMAISLPVTALTSYTFLWADLYTRKTATHSRYTDKDAWNATLLGSRHDEKVTDSSSLLACGSPFDFHEYRGEFSGLMARSNSLPALATRGQASVTRQLRNLQRRTCKRSSASRRSAVNGDPSCMLHLLMCHELCH from the exons ATGAGGAAGCTCAGCCGGGCTCTTCTGACGAAAAGCCAAGAAATCCGAACTCGCCATTCATCCTTTGGTCCCGACGCGTCACCGAAAATGCAACTCATGGCACATGTTCTCtatttgttttcttttcaatTGGCTGTAGAGTTTCAGGTATTATTTCAAACGCCAGTGATGTTTACAAAACTTCGGGGGACGAGACCTAGACAGGAGAAGTGTTTGATGGCGATATCACTGCCGGTGACGGCGTTAACCAGTTACACGTTTCTGTGGGCAGATTTGTACACTCGCAAAACGGCCACACATTCTCGTTACACCGACAAGGACGCTTGGAACGCAACGCTTCTGGGGAGTCGGCATGACGAAAAGGTTACTGACTCTAGTAGCTTACTGGCATGCGGCAGTCcttttgatttccatgaATACAG AGGCGAATTCTCTGGCTTGATGGCAAGATCGAATAGTTTGCCTGCATTGGCTACGCGAGGACAAGCTAGCGTGACTCGGCAGTTGAGGAACTTGCAGCGCAGAACTTGCAAGCGTTCTTCAGCGTCGCGACGTTCAGCAGTTAACGGCGATCCCTCCTGCATGCTACATCTCTTGATGTGTCACGAGCTCTGTCATTGA
- a CDS encoding 50S ribosomal protein L16, putative (encoded by transcript TGME49_220150): MPPFRFKAPQEVRIKVPIGRIPPAVGPEIRLGKSIVAVAPHRVTAEQLEDARRVLRRVLGRSKEVHQNVHATYAVTRKPEGTKMGQGKGSIDRFVARVPAGRILFHIPQINPFHPFPEVEPNFAAFKAIAPRLPVPVVFREQNNFFQMHSVKDLIRKRQAEERENREKTARDKLGGFHTDKAEHTKK, translated from the exons ATGCCTCCTTTTCGTTTCAAAGCGCCTCAGGAGGTCCGAATCAAGGTCCCCATTGGGCGCATTCCACCTGCTGTTGGCCCAGAAATTCGATTGGGGAAGAGCATCGTGGCCGTCGCACCCCATCGAGTTACGGCAGAACAGCTGGAGGACGCACGAAGGGTATTGAGGAG GGTCTTGGGGAGGTCCAAGGAAGTCCACCAAAACGTGCATGCCACCTACGCCGTCACACGCAAACCCGAGGGAACAAAAATGGGACAGGGAAAGGGCAGCATCGACCGCTTCGTTGCCAGAGTTCCAGCAG GACGCATTCTGTTCCACATCCCACAGATCAATCCGTTTCATCCGTTCCCTGAAGTCGAGCCGAATTTCGCTGCCTTCAAAGCCATTGCGCCGCGGCTTCCCGTGCCCGTGGTGTTCCGCGAGCAGAACAATTTTTTCCAGATGCACTCTGTGAAAGATCTCATTCGAAAGCGGCAGGCGGAGGAAAGGGAaaatcgagagaagacagcacGCGACAAACTCGGAGGGTTTCACACCGACAAGGCAGAGCACACAAAAAAGTAG